A portion of the Lolium rigidum isolate FL_2022 chromosome 1, APGP_CSIRO_Lrig_0.1, whole genome shotgun sequence genome contains these proteins:
- the LOC124706755 gene encoding xyloglucan galactosyltransferase KATAMARI1 homolog — translation MEMDAANGKHSVGGGSGVGSLLRPPRIFCITLLSIVFWALIIYFVSTMQGNMASLLLKPSAFSLPSFRFGRDRCVGRYIYMYDLPPRFNADLVRRCRQFSVTDDICKLMVNDGFGAELPPGDSLPEKGAYDTDQYMLELIYHARMKRYECLTADPSTAAAVYVPFYAGFDASLNLWKSNLTDRDALSRDMADWLVRRPEWRAMWGHDHFLVAGRATWDFIRSKDGGWGNPLMTYPAIRNMTVLTIEASPWQGNDFAVPFASHFHPSSDADVLRWQDRMRRQERRSLWGFAGGPRPGNTTVRAQIIEQCGKSSSCAMFGAKSYHSSPDQIMGLLESAEFCVEPCGDSFTRKSTFDAILAGCIPVFFHPISAYTQYTWHLPRDYRSYSVFIPQIDVAKRNVSIEEELRKIPPTKVAQMREEVIRLIPRVMYREPMAKGLVFKDAFDVAVAAVIDRVAKRRRATAEGREYNDSFDGYFSWKYDLLERGQKDIGPHEFDPYM, via the coding sequence ATGGAGATGGATGCCGCTAATGGCAAGCACTCTGTTGGCGGAGGCAGCGGCGTCGGAAGCTTGCTCCGGCCACCGCGGATATTCTGCATCACGCTGCTCTCGATCGTCTTCTGGGCCCTGATAATCTACTTCGTCTCCACCATGCAAGGCAATATGGCGTCCCTTCTCCTCAAGCCCTCGGCCTTCTCCCTTCCGTCCTTCCGCTTCGGCCGGGACCGGTGCGTCGGCCGGTACATCTACATGTACGACCTGCCGCCACGGTTCAACGCCGACCtcgtccgccgctgccgccagTTCTCGGTCACCGACGACATCTGCAAGCTCATGGTGAACGACGGGTTCGGCGCGGAGCTCCCGCCCGGTGActccctgccggagaagggagcCTACGACACCGACCAGTACATGCTGGAGCTCATCTACCACGCGCGGATGAAGAGGTACGAGTGCCTCACCGCCGACCCCTCAACGGCCGCCGCCGTGTATGTACCCTTCTACGCCGGGTTTGATGCGTCACTGAACCTGTGGAAGAGCAACCTCACGGACCGTGACGCCCTGTCGCGGGACATGGCGGACTGGCTTGTGCGGCGGCCCGAGTGGCGCGCCATGTGGGGCCACGACCACTTCCTGGTCGCCGGACGGGCTACATGGGATTTCATCCGGAGCAAAGACGGCGGCTGGGGCAATCCCTTGATGACATACCCGGCCATCCGCAACATGACGGTTCTCACCATCGAGGCCAGCCCGTGGCAGGGCAACGACTTCGCAGTGCCATTCGCGTCGCACTTCCACCCTTCCTCCGACGCCGACGTGCTCCGCTGGCAGGACCGCATGCGCCGGCAGGAGCGCAGGTCGCTCTGGGGCTTCGCCGGCGGGCCACGCCCCGGCAATACGACGGTGCGCGCCCAGATTATAGAGCAGTGCGGCAAGTCGAGCAGTTGCGCAATGTTCGGCGCCAAGTCGTACCACAGCTCGCCGGATCAGATCATGGGGCTGCTGGAGAGCGCCGAGTTCTGCGTCGAGCCATGCGGCGACTCCTTCACCCGCAAGTCCACCTTCGACGCCATCCTTGCTGGCTGCATCCCGGTCTTCTTCCACCCGATCTCCGCCTACACCCAGTACACCTGGCACCTGCCCAGGGACTACAGGAGCTACTCGGTGTTCATCCCCCAGATCGATGTGGCCAAGCGGAACGTCAGCATCGAGGAGGAGCTGAGGAAGATACCGCCGACGAAGGTGGCGCAGATGCGAGAGGAGGTGATCCGGCTCATACCGAGGGTGATGTACAGGGAACCCATGGCCAAGGGCCTGGTGTTCAAGGACGCGTTCGATGTCGCTGTGGCTGCGGTCATCGACAGAGTGGCGAAGCGCCGCCGTGCCACGGCTGAGGGACGCGAGTACAACGACAGCTTCGACGGATATTTTAGTTGGAAGTATGACTTGCTAGAGCGTGGGCAGAAGGATATAGGCCCGCACGAGTTTGATCCATATATGTGA
- the LOC124671207 gene encoding putative FBD-associated F-box protein At1g61330, whose amino-acid sequence MDSHLTRTRKRPRRCYHEPVIKKTRAKVHLADLSEDLLSVVLSKLPIKDAVRTGLLSSKWRHMSRGCSKLKFDGFTVCGSGVFGGQEYTQKFIDNVNAVMRQQQCMVVEELVIRFGFDIKLVDHVNTWVDFAVSSRTKSLALDLAPAKFRADQYRFPVELLDDASLYRLRHLQLSFASFELPCQFSGFPNLRTLDLHMLRVTRKDLQDTLSNCVNLEWFSMVRCHLNDELTVGRPLSKLLYLRIVHCKITKIVLNAVKLETFIFYGRLYPVDLGGAPELKHADLDFYSSVPLEHALTVLPKVLSSVQDLTLRALIPLKMPLLMETPYKFSQLKHLDLWLIIEHKEAGNILSLASFLRAAPYLEKLEMHFSVFDFAHRVSHPIKILPRCPHDYLKSLHITGFSGTTSQLELLVHTVENAHALEFLTIKGADIVGRDLDREGKIRFVSQFKKLERRYLHGIISPNVKLCII is encoded by the exons ATGGACAGCCATCTAACACGCACACGTAAAAGACCGAGGCGCTGCTATCACGAACCAGTCATTAAGAAAACCAGAGCAAAGGTTCATCTTGCAGATCTTTCTGAGGATCTTCTGTCTGTGGTTCTATCAAAATTACCGATAAAGGACGCAGTGAGAACTGGTCTTCTGTCAAGTAAATGGAGGCACATGTCGAGGGGTTGCTCCAAACTGAAATTTGATGGTTTCACTGTGTGCGGCAGCGGTGTGTTTGGGGGACAAGAGTACACTCAGAAATTCATCGACAATGTTAATGCAGTGATGCGGCAGCAGCAGTGCATGGTTGTTGAAGAACTGGTGATCAGATTTGGATTTGACATCAAGCTAGTGGATCATGTGAATACTTGGGTGGATTTTGCTGTATCATCACGGACGAAGAGTCTTGCCCTTGATTTAGCGCCAGCCAAATTCCGTGCTGATCAGTACAGATTTCCCGTCGAGCTTTTAGATGACGCAAGCCTATATCGGCTTCGTCATCTGCAACTTAGCTTTGCTTCATTTGAACTACCCTGTCAATTCAGCGGTTTCCCGAATCTGAGAACACTTGATTTGCACATGTTACGTGTCACTCGGAAGGATCTTCAAGATACGCTGTCAAATTGCGTTAATCTTGAGTGGTTCAGTATGGTTAGATGTCATTTGAATGATGAGTTGACAGTAGGTCGGCCATTATCAAAGCTACTATACTTGCGTATTGTGCACTGCAAGATAACCAAGATAGTACTCAATGCGGTGAAACTTGAAACGTTCATCTTCTATGGGCGTCTGTATCCAGTTGACCTTGGGGGTGCTCCAGAACTGAAACATGCAGATCTTGATTTCTATTCATCTGTACCTCTTGAGCATGCTCTGACTGTACTTCCCAAAGTGCTTTCAAGTGTTCAAGATCTGACATTGCGTGCTCTTATTCCACTTAAG ATGCCCTTGCTGATGGAAACCCCATACAAGTTTTCCCAGTTGAAACATTTGGATTTGTGGCTGATTATAGAGCATAAAGAAGCTGGCAACATTCTTTCATTGGCCTCCTTTTTGCGGGCAGCTCCTTACCTTGAAAAGCTAGAGATGCAT TTTAGCGTTTTTGATTTCGCACATCGGGTCTCACATCCTATCAAGATCCTTCCAAGGTGTCCACATGACTATCTGAAGAGCCTGCACATTACTGGATTTTCAGGAACAACATCACAACTTGAACTTCTAGTGCACACCGTTGAAAATGCTCATGCCCTAGAGTTCTTGACAATTAAAGGAGCTGACATAGTTGGTCGTGATCTAGATCGCGAAGGGAAAATAAGATTTGTTTCCCAATTTAAAAAACTAGAGAGAAGATACCTTCATGGAATAATTTCACCAAATGTGAAACTGTGTATTATTTAA